In Thalassotalea fonticola, a single genomic region encodes these proteins:
- the soxR gene encoding redox-sensitive transcriptional activator SoxR, with protein sequence MLEEANLAVGSVAKRCGVKVSTLHFYEEKGLIRSWRNNGNQRRYKRDVLRRISVIKAAQKMGVSLDEIKTVFANLPDKRTPNKDDWEKLSKNWQQQLNQRIAYMEKLRDSLTGCIGCGCLSMTKCPIYNPEDILGENGIGPLILDKK encoded by the coding sequence ATGTTAGAAGAAGCAAATCTTGCTGTTGGTAGTGTAGCGAAGCGATGCGGAGTGAAAGTATCAACCCTGCATTTTTATGAAGAAAAGGGCTTGATCAGAAGTTGGCGCAATAACGGTAATCAGAGACGCTATAAACGAGATGTTTTAAGGCGGATATCAGTGATTAAAGCCGCGCAAAAAATGGGGGTTAGCCTAGATGAAATAAAAACCGTATTTGCCAACTTACCTGATAAACGTACTCCGAATAAGGATGACTGGGAAAAACTATCAAAAAATTGGCAGCAGCAGCTTAATCAACGTATTGCTTATATGGAAAAATTAAGAGATTCATTAACCGGTTGCATCGGTTGTGGTTGTTTGTCGATGACAAAATGTCCAATTTATAATCCTGAGGATATACTCGGTGAAAACGGAATTGGGCCGTTAATTCTCGATAAAAAATAA
- the hslV gene encoding ATP-dependent protease subunit HslV: MTTIVSVRRNGKVCIGGDGQVSLGNTVMKGNAKKVRRLYNEKVLAGFAGGTADAFTLFERFESKLEMHQGHLTKSAVELAKDWRSDRALRKLEAMLVVADETASLIITGNGDVVQPENDLIAIGSGGNYAQAAALALLENTELSARDIVEKSLTIAGDICVFTNQNQTIDEI, encoded by the coding sequence GTGACTACTATCGTATCTGTAAGACGCAACGGTAAAGTATGTATTGGCGGCGATGGTCAAGTGTCGTTGGGCAACACCGTAATGAAAGGCAACGCTAAAAAAGTACGCCGTTTATATAATGAAAAAGTATTAGCTGGTTTTGCTGGCGGTACTGCCGATGCGTTCACCTTATTTGAGCGGTTTGAAAGTAAACTTGAAATGCATCAAGGCCATCTTACTAAATCAGCTGTGGAACTGGCTAAAGACTGGCGTAGTGATCGCGCCCTAAGAAAACTGGAAGCTATGCTTGTAGTTGCCGATGAAACTGCGTCGTTAATCATTACAGGTAATGGCGATGTTGTACAGCCGGAGAATGACTTAATTGCTATTGGCTCAGGCGGCAACTATGCACAGGCGGCAGCACTTGCTTTATTGGAAAATACTGAATTATCTGCTCGTGACATTGTTGAAAAATCTTTAACAATTGCCGGTGATATTTGTGTATTTACCAACCAGAATCAAACCATCGACGAAATTTAA
- a CDS encoding SPOR domain-containing protein has translation MKPLIILAVIVVLVSGFVFSLNFMSDNAPDVEVAEIKLSEPKPAVVEDILPEIPTEKWTYMDNLPNKEVAVGDYEVKEKGPYQMQCGSFRKQQQAEELKANIAFAGLGSNIRKTTGKNGVWYKVVLGPFERKRMAESAKHKLKRNKINYCQIWLWT, from the coding sequence ATGAAACCTTTGATAATACTCGCCGTTATTGTGGTGTTAGTCTCTGGTTTTGTTTTTAGCTTAAACTTCATGAGCGACAATGCGCCAGATGTTGAAGTGGCTGAAATTAAATTGTCAGAGCCAAAACCTGCAGTCGTAGAAGATATCTTGCCTGAAATACCCACTGAAAAATGGACTTATATGGATAACTTGCCTAATAAAGAAGTTGCGGTAGGTGATTATGAAGTCAAAGAGAAAGGCCCTTATCAGATGCAATGTGGCTCATTTAGAAAGCAACAACAAGCAGAAGAATTGAAGGCAAATATTGCTTTTGCTGGTTTAGGATCGAATATACGTAAAACCACTGGCAAAAATGGTGTTTGGTATAAAGTAGTACTCGGTCCATTTGAACGTAAACGCATGGCGGAAAGCGCTAAACATAAATTAAAGCGTAATAAGATCAATTATTGCCAAATCTGGCTTTGGACTTGA
- a CDS encoding acetyltransferase produces MFLKNRNNGDMVDVSDISDLTNLFHQRVSGRYQAGEELQDPEEFNKADLVFLSGEELPRCWLDPEYRTHK; encoded by the coding sequence ATGTTTTTAAAAAACAGAAACAATGGTGATATGGTTGATGTTAGCGATATTAGTGACTTAACCAATTTATTTCATCAACGCGTTTCAGGAAGATATCAGGCTGGCGAAGAGTTACAAGATCCAGAAGAGTTTAATAAAGCAGACTTAGTTTTTCTTTCAGGTGAAGAATTACCTCGTTGCTGGCTGGACCCTGAATATCGAACTCACAAATAG
- the rraA gene encoding ribonuclease E activity regulator RraA, producing the protein MEYNTSELCNLYADSIDVLEPMLSNYGGRSSFGGTVVTIKCFESNGIINEVVEQDGTGKVLVIDGGGSTRRALVDSYTAETAAKNGWEGIICYGSVREVDLLEEIELGIQAMVSIPVGAEDTDVGETDLAVNFAGVTILPDDHIYADNTGIILSQDALDID; encoded by the coding sequence ATGGAATATAACACCTCAGAACTTTGTAATCTTTATGCCGATTCAATTGACGTGCTAGAGCCAATGTTAAGTAACTATGGCGGGCGCAGTTCATTTGGTGGCACAGTAGTTACAATTAAATGTTTTGAATCTAACGGAATTATTAATGAAGTTGTAGAGCAAGATGGTACGGGAAAAGTGTTAGTTATTGATGGTGGAGGATCTACCAGACGTGCTTTAGTTGATTCTTATACTGCAGAAACAGCAGCTAAAAATGGCTGGGAAGGCATTATATGTTATGGCAGTGTGCGCGAAGTTGATTTACTTGAAGAGATAGAACTTGGTATTCAGGCAATGGTATCAATTCCTGTCGGCGCTGAAGATACAGATGTTGGCGAAACAGATCTAGCGGTAAATTTTGCTGGCGTGACAATTCTTCCTGACGATCACATCTATGCAGATAATACCGGTATTATCTTATCGCAAGATGCACTCGACATTGATTAA
- the priA gene encoding primosomal protein N' has protein sequence MDNQLTYLQIAIPVPMRQSFTYAVPEALIKVNFIKGDRVLVPFGHRNLIGVVLAVSHECDVDSTKLKAIIERLSDESRLSAQQVDFLSLCARYYHHPIGDVVTQALPVLLRQIKPIDLSPPACWLKNSKLTDEEFTLAVNGFKKVAAKQKALLEFICEHDELTWPEIRMAGYSKAQLNALLGKELIVEQSVKQEPFVCKENSINHDDKPQLSVEQSLIVSSISQQLNSFSCHLIDGITGSGKTEVYLQIIEQVLQQNKQVLVLVPEIGLTPQTLSRFEKRFRVPVVLHHSGLNDNERLQTWHQTKQGRSAIIIATRSGVFTPLVKPGIIIIDEEHDGSLKQQEGFRYHARDVAILRARQLDIPIVLGTATPSLESLQNALTGKYQYHQLTKRAGKSNKASLTLIDMAKEQVEFGLSGTLKKAIEDTLKRGEQVLIFLNRRGFAPAISCQECNWICECQRCNKSYTLHQGQNLLVCHHCGSQKRIIRQCDNCGSVRIKPLGQGTEQLEQRLVELFPDYSSVRIDRDSTRRKGELAKLLQQVSDKEHQILVGTQMLAKGHHFPDVTLVAVLDVDGALFSYDFRAPEHMAQLLVQVAGRAGRESKPGRVMVQTQYPEHPLLQDLVQNGYEHFAKYALIEREQAMIPPFAFQALFRAEANYPSTPQTLLREVSQQDFVGCMVSGPIAAAQEKKAGKYRFHLLLQAKDRKDLHRAVQQILANIANHALNTKVRWSIDIDPQELSW, from the coding sequence TTGGATAATCAGCTAACTTACTTACAAATAGCCATACCAGTACCCATGCGCCAAAGTTTTACTTATGCAGTGCCAGAGGCATTAATCAAGGTAAACTTTATAAAAGGCGATCGGGTTTTAGTACCTTTTGGCCATCGTAATTTAATTGGTGTGGTACTTGCGGTAAGTCATGAATGTGATGTGGATAGTACTAAGCTTAAAGCCATTATTGAACGTTTAAGTGATGAGTCACGATTATCTGCACAGCAAGTTGATTTTTTAAGTTTATGTGCTCGCTATTATCACCATCCTATTGGCGATGTCGTCACGCAAGCATTGCCGGTTTTGTTAAGGCAAATTAAACCGATAGATTTAAGCCCTCCTGCTTGTTGGTTAAAAAATTCAAAGCTAACGGATGAAGAATTTACTCTCGCAGTTAATGGCTTTAAAAAGGTTGCGGCAAAACAAAAAGCATTACTTGAGTTTATTTGTGAACATGATGAGCTCACCTGGCCGGAAATTAGAATGGCCGGCTATAGCAAAGCGCAATTAAATGCTCTGCTGGGCAAAGAGCTTATTGTTGAACAAAGTGTTAAGCAAGAGCCTTTTGTTTGTAAAGAAAACTCGATAAACCATGACGATAAGCCGCAACTGTCGGTTGAACAGTCACTTATTGTTAGTAGCATAAGCCAACAGCTTAATAGTTTTTCTTGTCATTTAATTGATGGTATTACCGGAAGTGGTAAAACCGAAGTGTATCTACAAATTATTGAGCAAGTATTACAGCAAAATAAACAAGTACTCGTACTTGTGCCAGAGATTGGTTTAACGCCGCAAACATTATCCCGATTTGAAAAGCGTTTTCGTGTACCCGTTGTATTACATCATTCTGGTTTAAACGATAACGAGCGTTTACAAACATGGCACCAAACTAAGCAAGGTAGATCGGCAATTATTATAGCTACGCGCTCAGGTGTGTTTACGCCGTTGGTAAAGCCAGGAATTATTATCATAGATGAAGAGCATGATGGTTCATTAAAGCAGCAAGAAGGCTTTCGTTATCATGCAAGAGATGTAGCCATACTGCGAGCAAGACAGCTTGATATCCCTATTGTGCTTGGCACTGCAACCCCTTCGTTAGAATCATTACAAAACGCACTTACGGGTAAGTATCAATATCACCAGTTAACCAAACGTGCAGGTAAAAGTAACAAAGCAAGTCTTACTCTGATTGATATGGCCAAAGAACAAGTTGAATTTGGCTTGTCGGGTACTCTTAAAAAAGCTATTGAAGATACGCTAAAACGAGGTGAGCAAGTATTAATATTTTTAAATCGCCGCGGCTTTGCACCGGCAATTTCTTGCCAGGAATGTAATTGGATTTGTGAGTGCCAACGTTGTAATAAATCTTATACGCTGCACCAAGGTCAGAATTTACTTGTTTGTCATCACTGTGGTAGTCAAAAGCGCATAATCAGGCAATGTGATAATTGTGGTAGTGTGCGTATTAAGCCATTAGGGCAGGGCACAGAACAGTTAGAACAGCGTTTAGTTGAACTGTTTCCAGATTACTCCTCGGTAAGAATTGATCGAGACAGTACGCGCCGTAAAGGTGAGCTGGCTAAGTTGTTACAACAAGTGAGTGATAAAGAACACCAGATATTAGTGGGCACACAAATGCTAGCCAAAGGTCATCACTTTCCTGATGTTACTCTCGTGGCCGTGCTGGATGTTGATGGTGCGTTGTTTAGTTATGACTTTAGAGCACCAGAGCATATGGCGCAATTATTAGTACAAGTTGCAGGTCGTGCAGGCAGAGAAAGCAAACCCGGCAGAGTAATGGTACAAACTCAATATCCTGAGCACCCATTGCTACAAGATTTAGTGCAAAATGGTTATGAGCACTTTGCCAAGTATGCATTAATTGAACGTGAGCAGGCGATGATCCCGCCTTTTGCTTTTCAGGCATTATTTAGAGCGGAAGCAAATTACCCAAGTACACCACAAACGTTATTGAGGGAAGTAAGCCAACAAGATTTTGTCGGGTGTATGGTTAGTGGACCAATAGCTGCTGCGCAAGAAAAGAAAGCCGGAAAATATCGTTTTCATTTACTGTTACAAGCAAAAGATCGTAAAGATTTACACAGAGCGGTGCAGCAAATACTCGCAAATATTGCTAACCATGCATTAAACACCAAAGTGCGTTGGAGCATAGATATCGATCCACAAGAATTGAGTTGGTGA
- a CDS encoding VOC family protein, with translation MYLEHLNLVVQDIPKALKFYQAAFPHWQVRGGGEALWYGKPRNWLHFGDDNQYLTFNDAGVGENRNLSSHQIGLAHFAFVTTNLYALIERLAKAGFEKAKGGAISTHRNNIYFIDPSGYEVEFVEYFSDIPKERNCYDE, from the coding sequence GTGTATTTAGAGCATTTAAATTTAGTCGTACAAGACATTCCAAAGGCGTTAAAATTTTATCAAGCGGCATTTCCACATTGGCAAGTACGTGGTGGCGGTGAGGCGTTATGGTATGGCAAACCGAGAAATTGGTTACATTTTGGTGATGATAATCAATATTTAACATTTAATGATGCGGGAGTTGGTGAAAACCGAAACCTTAGTAGCCATCAAATCGGGTTAGCTCACTTTGCCTTTGTAACCACAAACCTTTACGCTTTGATTGAAAGATTGGCGAAGGCTGGTTTTGAAAAAGCTAAAGGTGGCGCTATTTCAACTCATCGTAACAATATATATTTTATTGACCCTAGCGGTTATGAAGTCGAATTTGTTGAATATTTTAGTGATATCCCAAAAGAGCGCAATTGTTATGATGAATGA
- the rpmE gene encoding 50S ribosomal protein L31, with translation MKENIHPNYTSMKATCSCGNVIETQSTRGKDIYLDVCSACHPFYTGKQKAAETGGRVDKFNKRFGALKSK, from the coding sequence ATGAAAGAAAATATCCACCCAAATTACACAAGCATGAAAGCAACTTGTTCATGTGGTAACGTTATTGAAACACAATCTACACGCGGCAAAGACATCTACTTAGATGTATGTTCTGCATGTCACCCGTTCTACACAGGTAAGCAAAAAGCTGCTGAGACTGGTGGTCGTGTTGATAAATTCAACAAACGTTTCGGTGCTCTTAAGTCTAAATAA